The Xenopus tropicalis strain Nigerian chromosome 1, UCB_Xtro_10.0, whole genome shotgun sequence DNA segment CTCTCCATCTGACGTGGGGGCCCTTTTGCAGGCAAGACGTTATAAAGGACCTCAAGCGCTCCGACCTTGAAAAAACAGAAAGGTGGCTCAGCTCTCATAAAGTAGTGATTTACTGCTGGGATCTGGGGATGATCATTTCCAACAGGTAAAATCCATACAGACCCAACCGGAAAGGAACTCAACCATTTTGTACCCTAAACTGAATAACTTCCCCCAAACTACTCAGCAACACCCGATCCATTGTTGAGTCTGGCAACGCTGAATGCCACTTGTATGTAAGACCCCAGTCCCATCTGTACAATTCAGACTGTGTGTGTCGGCATTGGAGCTTAAGATGGTCACTGTTACCTCTTCTACATTATCtgaatttttttgtgaagttttttttaaaaaaaacaaagaaatatatcTATAGCAAGCCATACTTACTGTCATAGTTTCTTGCGTCAACTTCAGCCTGTAATGTGCCAGGTCGGTTACACGAGGCCGTTCTCACACACTCAACCAGCATAATACTCAAAGTCCTGGAGCGCTTCATTGACAGAGGCTGGGATAGGCAAATTACTCTCGCCAGTAGTTATAACAAGGTTTGCCTTAGAGCTGCTGTTATTGCTTGAGCTTTTCATAAGAGGCATGATTGGTGGCATCACAGTTTTATTCAAGAGGCCATCCCAATTTGTGTTCTGTGATACAGGAATGGAGCAAATTAATATAACAGAATGGTTATTGGGAGTATACACACTTACAATCCTTGCTATGAATGCAAAAGCCATTGGTAAGGATGAGGAACATCACATGCTAGCATCTAGCCCAATGGGTAATAAATAGAATTTAGAAATGGGGGTCATTATATGAGGGATTTGATGATGGGGGGGTCAATCAGAATTTTCTGGAGGGTCATCTAGATCCCTAAAACCCTAAGTATAATCTAATAAATCTGGAATGGATTGCTATTCACTAATTATAATGGCACAATAGGTcacatacagtattatatacataCTCAGAACAAGCGGCTTTGCTTCACTTCTTCAGCTCCATTTGATCCCAAGCGATTCACAGGATATTTGGCCAAAAGCTGCAGAAAGAATAAAATAGATGTTACTGAGACAGAACAAAGTAATAGGTGAATCAGTGTTAATGTACGCGTACTATTCCACAATGCATCCTCTGAACAATGTATTCTACAGATGAAGGAGaacacaaatatacatttaatagaaAGTCATGAAAGTGACAGGAATGCTGTGTGTATAACAAGCCCCTAACAAATCAAAGGCCCAGTTTTCTACATCCAGTTCATTTCCTAATTGCCTAATAGTCCTCTAAATTCCCTTTAGGCACTGACTAATTTAGATCTCAGCTTGGCGCATCAGTGATTCCTTCCTATCCTGTAAGAACTACAAGAACATCATCTTTATTAACCCCACGAAAACTCCATCTATAAAACCCAGTCTGCTACTTACATCGATGCTTCATAGTCGAATTGCCGATTTCTTGTCCATTTTTCTAAATCGCCTCCAGCCGCATAATCCATGGCGAAGCAAACATGATGCTCAGTTTGGAACGAGGCAAACAATCCAGTGAGGAAAGGATGTTGCTCTCGCTTTGCCAAAAGGAGAATCTCTTTCTCTGTCAGAGCTCTGGGAAATAACATTCAGATATTAAAATAGTAAAACCAGGGTTTTTTCTGTACATGAAACTGTGGTAGAACCAATATACGGTGCTGCTATGGGGCTTTTATATTAACCGGCTCAATTAACGTTCAGATTCAAGATTAACCTTCCCGGAGGCCTCGTACAGTTATAgatatagttacacccctgcaaTTAGTATTGGGGTATAAAGATTTTACATTGCCTCCACTGATAAAGTTGCAGGCAGCACAACTGGAAGCCATTGCTCCATCTCATACAATACAAATGAGTGGCTTTTGACTGACAGTTTATAGAAGACGACTCTGCCATGCTGGGGTTAATGCTGTAGCAGGAGGGAGAGatcacataaatacatacatagatacgAGATATAAGAAGTcgtggtaaaaaaataaattaccctAAAATATCACTTTATAAATAGTTTCAGATATTAACCCCAATGATTCCAGCTTCTCACTTTAAAATTGAATCCAATAAAGTGAAAACTGGGAATTAAAATCATGGGGTCGCTCACCTTTCCCGGTAGACTTGTTCCTCGGTGCCAGCAGGTGCTCTTTCATTTCAGCTCTCATGGCCGTTAGATTGCAGCTCTGTAATAAATGGGCGCTGCAGCAGCTCTGCAACTCTCCATCTGACGTGGGGGCCCTTTTGCAGGCAAGACGTTATAAAGGACCTCAAGCGCTCCGACCTTGAAGAAACAGAAAGGTGGCTCAGCTCTCATAAAGTAGTGATTTACTGCTGGGATCTGGGGATGATCATTTCCAACAGGTAAAATCCATACAGACCCAACCGGAAAGGAACTCAACCATTTTGTACCCTAAACTGAATAACTTCCCCCAAACTACTCAGCAACACCCGATCCATTGTTGAGTCTGGCAACGCTGAATGCCACTTGTATGTAAGACCCCAGTCCTATCTGTACAATTCAGACTGTGTTTGTCGGCATTGGAGCTTAAGATGGTTACTGTTACCTCTTCTACATTGCCtgaatttttttgtgaagtttaaaaaaaaaaaaaaaaaaaaatatatatatatatagcaaaccaTACTTACTGTCATATTTCCTTGCATCAACTTCAGCCTGTAATGTGCCAGGTCGGTTACACGTGGCCGTTCTCACACACTCAACCAGCATAATACTCAAAGTCCTGGAGCACTTCATTGACAGAGGCTGGGATAGGCAAATTACTCTCGCCAGTAGTTATAACAAGGTTTGCCTTAGAGCTGCTGTTATTGCTTGAGCTTTTCATAGGAGGCATGATTGGTGGCATCACAGTTTTATTCAAGAGGCCATCCCAATTTGTGTTCTGTGATACAGGAATGGAGCAAATTAATATAACAGAATGGTTATTGGGAGTATACACACTTACAATCCTTGCTATAGAAGGAAAGCCATTGGTAATGGTGACACAATGATACAGGTAGGGGAATTAAGGAAAGGAGGAGGAACATCACATGCTAGCATCTAGCCCAATGGGTAATAAATAGAATTTAGAAATTGGCTCTGCCATGCTGGGGTTAATGCTGTAGCAGGAGGGAGAGATctaatacatacatagatacaagaTATAAGAAGCCACTGTGAAATAACTAATTACCCCTAAAATATCACATGGTTAATAAAGCCAGATATTAACCAAAACAATTCCAGCTTCTCACTTTACAACTAAATCCAATAAAGTGAAATCTGGGAATTAAAATCATGGGGTCGCTCACCTTTCCCGGTAGACTTGTTCCTCGGTGCCTGCAGGGGCTCTTTCATTTCAGCTCTCATGGCCGTTAGATTGCAGCTCTGTAATAAATGGGCGCTGCAGCAGCTCTGCAACTCTCCATCTGACGTGGGGGCCCTTTTGCAGGCAAGACGTTATAAAGGACCTCAAGCGCTCCGACCTTGAAAAAACAGAAAGGTGGCTCAGCTCTCATAAAGTAGTGATTTACTGCTGGGATCTGGGGATGATCATTTCCAACAGGTAAAATCCATACAGACCCAACCGGAAAGGAACTCAACCATTTTGTACCCTAAACTGAATAACTGCCCCCAAACTACTCAGCAGCACCCGATCCATTGTTGAGTCTGGCAACGCTGAATGCCACTTGTATGTAAGACAATATGTTGTcagggttgttttttttaaaaaatcacacacACACGCCCTGAAGACAGCTTGAGTCTAAGCCGACACGtataattaaacaccatttttttgtttcatagaagtcctgtgagtgcggtttatttgtgcttattaattatgttatgttaaccatgtagccaggcagtacctggagttctgtgtgtgcaccattcctggaattttaatatatatgtataaatataggaAACCATACTTACTGTCATAGTTTCTTGCGTCAACTTCAGCCTGTAATGTGCCAGGTCGGTTACACGTGGCCGTTCTCACACACTCAACCAGCATAATACTCAAAGTCCTGGAGCGCTTCATTGACAGAGGCTGGGATAGGCAAATTACTCTCGCCAGTAGTTATAACAAGGTTTGCCTTAGAGCTGCTGTTATTGCTTGAGCTATTCACAGGAGGCATGATTGGTGGCATCACAGTTTTATTCAAGAGGCCATCCCAATTTGTGTTCTGTGATACAGGAGATGGAGCAAATTAATATAACAGAATGGTTATTGGGAGTATACACACTTACAATCCTTGCTATAGAAGGAAAGCCATTGGTAATGGCGACACAATGATACAGGTAGGGGAATTAAGGAACAGAGGAGGAACATCACATGCTAGCATCTAGCCCAATGGGTAATAAATAGAATTTAGACATTGGGTCACTATATGAGTGATTTTGATGATGGGTGGGGGGTCAATCAGAATCTACTGGAGGGTCATCTAGTTCCCTAAAACTCTAACTATAATCTTCAATATGGAATGGATCTCTATTCCTTAATTATAATGGCGCAATAGGTcaaatacagtattatatacataCGCAGAACAAATGGCTTTTCTTCACTTCTTCAGCTCCATTTGATCCCAAGCGATTCATAGGATATTTGGCCAAAAGCTGCAGAAAGAAGAAAATAGATGTTACTGAGACAGAACAAAGTAATAGGTAAATCAGTGTTAATGAACGCATACTATTCCACAATGCATCCTCTGAACAATGTATTCTACAGATGAAGGAAAgagcaaatatacatttaatagaaAGCCATGAAAGTGACAGGAATGCTGTGTGTATAACAAGCCCCTAACAGAGGGCTATAACATGATGATGTAGAGACGGAGACTTACTCTTTTTATTGTAATGTAGAAATCAGATGGGAGAGTACATGGAATGGTCGGCCTTTCATACTGGACAATTCTAGACTGTTCATGCACTGTTTTTCCATTAAAAGGGAACTGTAAAAGTAGAAATTAATTTATCAGAAAAccaggattttttttgtttgtttgctaaTTCTTTTCATTTGATGAGTCAAACTTACCTTATGAACTACCATGTAAAAGAGCATCACTCCTAGAGCCCACCAGTCTACTTCTTTTCCATAGGGCTCCCTTTTAAATATCTCTGGAGCGACATAATAGGGTGTTCCAACGAAGGATTTGGTTAGGTCTCCGACACCCATTCCTatagcaaacacatcagtttatgTTAGTAGAATATACTTTCCCATAAATCTATATCAGTACAGTAACCTGCTCTATACATGAGTGTGATGAGCAATAATTACGCAGCAGATGATGGCACATTAGGTACTAAGCTGAGCCCTGATAGGCAACATAGCAGGAATTCTTACCCATTTTGCAGAGGCCGAAGTCTGAAATTTTTATATATCCAGATTCATCCAGTAAGACATTTTCCAGCTTTAAATCTCTGTGTGAAAAAGAGCATAATTAACGGTGCTGTCAGTAACAGTCCTTTCATATGGTATGCAATGTGAGTGCCAGTAGTTCCAGCTGTGCGCCCCATACGGGTTGCTGGTATGTTCTGTACCAATGTGGTAAAACCCAATATGGGCAGTCGCTCTCAGGCTTAGTGAGGGGAACATTCTGGTGCAAGTAATGAGCCCCTACATAGCCCGGCCAGCTCTTCCTGCTGCAAAGATCACATGTTCCTTTTACTTCCATTAAGACTTACCTATGAACAATGTTGTGCTCATGGAGGAATTCCAACCCCAGAACAACAGAAGCAGAGTAAaatctgtagaaataaaaaatattcacatATTATTTGGTATAATTATTGAGCTATTAATAAAGCACAGTGGTGTTGCTCCTCTTCTACTTACATCGATGCTTCATAGTCGAATTGCGGGTTTTTTGTCCATTTTTCTAAATCGCCTCCAGCCGCATAATCCATGGCGAAGCAAACATGATGCTCAGTTTGGAACGAGGCAAACAATCCAGTGAGGAAAGGATGTTGCTCTCGCTTTGCCAAAAGGAGAATCTCTTTCTCTGTCAGAACTCTGGGAAATaacattcaaatattaaaatagtaaaacataaaactatggtagAACCAATATACGGTGCTGCTATGGGGCTTTTATATTAACCGGCTCAATTAATGTTCAGATTCAAGAACAACCTTCCCCAAGGCCTCGTACACATGATAGCCAATACCCAGGCTTCTCCCTTTGGAAGATCACTCACTAAATTACAGTTATAATTACACCCCTGCAATTAGTATTGGGGTATAAAGATTTTACATTGCCTCCACTGATAAAGTTGCAGGCAGAACAACTGGAAGCCATTGCTCCATCTCATACAATACAAATGAGTGGCTTTTGACTGACAGTTTACAGAAGACGACTCTGCCATGCCGGGGTTAATGCTGTAGCGGGAGGGAGAgatcacatacatacatagatacaaatAGGCTACTGTTTGTTGGCCTGCTACTAACCTGCTTAAACTTAATGAGCAAGTCAGTTTTGACTTTTTCATGGCCTTGACGGCGACCATCTTGCCTGTAGATTTGGCTTCTCCCAGAAACACCTAGAAAAAAAGCAAGTAATACAAATAAGAGCACAAAAAGATAATGAAAGTCCTAATCTTAAATAGGATTTACCATGTGACTTACTTTTCCATAACTTCCTTTGCCCAGCACATCAGTAAGTTGGAAATCACTGATAGAAACAGGATTTCGCTGCTCAAATCTGAAAGAGAATAAGtatttgcaatgtttttatttgtgtgtaaCGGCTGCATGTACCCATACACTATGCTGGGAGCTTCCTCCTGCACAACAATTAAGCTTAATGCCAGGTTTTACCCTACCTTGTATCTTCTATAGGCTGGCATGGGCTACTGGGAGCAGGAATACTCTCAATAATTCCTTCTGATGGTTCTTCACATTCTGCCTCAAGTATTTTCTGCCCCTGAGATTCCATTATGGGACCACTGGCTGAAAGTCTATCAGGGACACTTAGAGGCACGTTTGGTTCAGCTACAAAATTCaaacaaaatgacaaaatcaGAATTCTGAGGAGAATAAAGTTTACGTATGTAATAAACATATTTAAGTTTGTCATAATCACACAGTGTAAGTTCAGGGAGAAAACTCCCATATTGGGGTTACCCAAGGAACTGTAACAAAGGAACAATCAGACTGACACCCCCACATTCTCTACCTGAAGGGTTCTCAGCTTGTATCTCTGCAATTTCTTCATGTTCATGTTCAGAGGGAACATCAGAAAGCCTCTCAATAATAGCAGGAGGCGTCTTTTCATCAGCTTTTGAGGGAATCACCTCACTTTCAGTTGCTGAGGGAGTGGCAGAAACACTTTCAGAAACATCTGCAAAATTCAAACAAAATGATATGACTGTTCAGAATTGTGCTTGCACCCAAACATTGGTGGGATAGGCCTGTGGGCATACATGTGTTTGTACATTATATTCATTTCATTATAGTTTTACACTTACATGTAGCTACAAATACAAAACATAAGCTTGGGCTGCATTCACTGTGGCCAAAATCCCCTCTGCCCCAATCAGAACCAGTTTGTTACTGCCATTCCCTCTATCCACCTTTATCCCCCCAGCCAGGCAAGGCCAGTGACTTGCCTGATTATTTTTATAGCTTTATAGGCCTATTCATCACTGTATGTTTATTAATGTGTACTTTATATTACACATACATATGTACAGCATTAACTGACAGCTACATGTGCTGGTGATTTCACTTGATCATTATCAGGGGCAATAAAGAGCATTTTGATACCATGTTATTTTAGCCAAAATGCACAAGATCACTCATTGTGCAATTACCCTAAGTGAATACAGAGATACACTATAAAACTATAGGCCTATCCCTATACTAAACACAAATCTACAAACATTTCATTGTTTAATGTCCCTTTAATGACATTCCCCTTTCTGAAATTAGTTACACTGACCAATATTAATagccaaaaaatgtttacagagaataaaatcttgtttataaGATACTGCACCTTCATTGATCTCGATTTCTGTTTCCTTTGGGGAGTGTTCTGCTTTTTCAAGGTTTACAGTCGAGATTTCTTTCTCTTGACTTATTATTATATCTCTTCCTGAGTCCTAcagaacaataataacaatataacagTAAGTATTGGGAGATAAAATAACCTATAATATTCAGAAGGAATAAAGTTCTCCCAAAGACAGATGGAAAgtgataatattattatttgaGAGTGAAATACTGCTGCCAGGACACTGCCAGGCCCAGAATCAGGCGCTGGTCCCAAGACAAAGCAGTGTTATAGACATTAGCTGGGAGAAGGGGATCAGGTTATAATTATAAGTGTGGTGTGAATGTTCTGTACTTACACTAGAAGGACTAACAGGAGCACTCTCAACCACTACAAATATCTTCTCCCTTTCTTCTTCTTCACTCTGAGATATTACTATCTCACTGGGAGATTCACATTTGGGAGAGTCTGCAAAAAAGGACAGAAATTGTAAGATCATCATGTTTGTTTGCCTGAAAAATTAATGTTTGGCAGAGACCCTGGAAGTGGCTCCTCACATTAAAGAAACCAGGCCCAAAAGGAGAAAGTTCTTGCTTAGATACGGTACCTGCAAACTTCACAGATTTCTTGTTCTTTCTCTTTTTCCGTATCAGAGCCAGTGGATTCAGTCTGTTCACGGGCGTAGCTTTCTCATGGCTACTGGCATCCTATACAGATCAAACATGGGGAAAACATGAAGCATTTTGGCAGAAAACAAAATAGTACATTAAGGGGTAAAGGAGAAGCCTGAAATAAATGACTAATAGTAACTCACCGTGTCATTAGTCCAATTAGTGTCTGGACTTTTAATCTGCAATTGAGAAAAGGTAAAGTTTATATGCTAGTGAGTATGGTGTATTTGTTgagactataggggtcatttataaactttaACACACAGTTAAAAAAGCCAAAACACATGCACATCCCCTCATatctgcactttgtaccctgccttcaaaccttaaaggaacagtaacaccaaaaaatgaaagagctttaaagtaataaaaatataatgcactgttgccctgcactggtaaaactggtgtgtttgctacagtaacactactataatttatataataagctgctgtgtagccacgggggcagccattcaagctggaaaaaaggagaaaaggcacaggttacatagcagataacagataagttctgtagaatacaatagtgttttatctgttatctgctatgtgcctgtgccttttctcctttgaatggctgcctccatggcaacatagtagcttatttatataaattatagtagactttctgaagtaaacacacaacttttatcagtgc contains these protein-coding regions:
- the LOC100495168 gene encoding serine/threonine-protein kinase N1, which codes for MKYVSESVSATPSATESEVIPSKADEKTPPAIIERLSDVPSEHEHEEIAEIQAENPSAEPNVPLSVPDRLSASGPIMESQGQKILEAECEEPSEGIIESIPAPSSPCQPIEDTRFEQRNPVSISDFQLTDVLGKGSYGKVFLGEAKSTGKMVAVKAMKKSKLTCSLSLSRVLTEKEILLLAKREQHPFLTGLFASFQTEHHVCFAMDYAAGGDLEKWTKNPQFDYEASIFYSASVVLGLEFLHEHNIVHRDLKLENVLLDESGYIKISDFGLCKMGMGVGDLTKSFVGTPYYVAPEIFKREPYGKEVDWWALGVMLFYMVVHKFPFNGKTVHEQSRIVQYERPTIPCTLPSDFYITIKRLLAKYPMNRLGSNGAEEVKKSHLFCNTNWDGLLNKTVMPPIMPPVNSSSNNSSSKANLVITTGESNLPIPASVNEALQDFEYYAG